TAAAATAAACTGTTCCCTACCCCTTGCCCATCAAGGCTCGTTCTCTGTTCAGGGATAGTCAACCTGCCTGGTTTGGTGAAGGGTAGAGGGGAACTGTCTGATCCACAGTTACTCTTGGGCTGGTAGGGTTGGCTCAGAAAAGGTATCTGAAAGAACCAAGAAGTTGTAAAGACGTAGGAAGGCCTTAAAAAGAACAGAGCTTGGATGTTATGAAGAAGAATAGGCTTCAAGAAGTCCTTCCTAACAGGGCTAAAAAGACCAGGAAAGTGAAATGATTTTTCCATTCTGAGAGATCTTGAGAAGGGCGTCTTTGCCTCCTTCGGAGCAAATAGGAGGAAGTACCAGCAGAATGCAAAGATAAAGGCTGAGAGAGCCTCAGGAAGGTGGCTCTTCTACCTCTCACTTCTCAACAGCTGGTACACAGAATCCCCAATTCCCATCATCCATACTCCATACTCAAACCAAAGTTAGAAAATAAACTGGCGCtttaatgggggaggggagagcaggctGTCCGTGCGGGAATGAGGTTAGGGTGTCAGAAGCGCATCCCCCTGCGGGCCAAGTCGGCTCGGGCCTCCTGGATCTGGCTCTGCAGCTCGCGGGCGGCGTCCTCGCAATCGTGAAAAGTGGCCACGCGATAGCCCACAGTACCCAGTGCATAGCAGCCGGCGGACACCAGCAAGTAGGCGGGCAGTGACCACAGGACCTCCCGGCAAGACGAGGGCAGCTCCAGGCCCAGGGCTCCCATGGTCAAAGCAGCCCAGGTGGAGCCCAGGAGCGCCAGCCCCCACAGCCACTGCGCTAATTTCGTCATGGTCACTGcgggaagaggaagcagagctcGAGGTCCCTGACACCCTGCTACCCGCTCTTCATTTGAAACTCATTCCCTGTCCTTCTACCTCACCCCCACTCCGTACCACCTAACCTCAGGGCCGCTCCTCCGTCGCTCCCGCCCTCCGCTCTCAGCCCTCAGCCCTCCTTCTACACTTACCTCCCCGGCCAGCGTCTTCCCTGCGCCGCACGGCTCCGACGTCAGCGTCCGGAATCCTCCACGGCTCGTGCTCCGCCGCCGCGCGGCCTTCTGGGAGTTGTAGTCCTCGAGAGGCGCCTGGCAGGCTCGTGGCCGCGGTCTTGACCTAGGCTGTGCTCAGACGGCTTCGCGCCGGCAGCCGCGACCTGGGCCCAGAGGGTTTTCGGTGCTGCTTCCCTCCCTCGAGACCCCACTCCAAGCTGGCGTGGGGCTTGTAGACAGCCTAAGGACACCCTTAAGCCTTGCGACAAGATGGGAATGTAATAtcgttcctctttttttttttttttaatttttatttatttttatttatttttggctgtgttgggtcttcgtttctgtgcgagggctttctctagttgcggcaagtggggaccactcttcatcgcggtgcgcgggcctctcactatggtggcctctcttgttgcggagcacaggctccagacgcgcaggctcagtaattgtggctcacgggcccagctgctccgcggcatgtgggatcttcccagaccagggcttgaacccgtgtcccctgcattggcaggcagattctcaaccactgtgccaccagggaagcccaatatcgTTCCTCTTAAACTCACTTCTGCACAAAaattccactcattcattcattcatttattcacttatttattcttttattcattcattcagtggaaCGTTTCTTGAGCGTCACGACAGACTTTGGAGAAATAGAGATGTCAAGACACGGACCCTTCTGGGGTGGAAGGAGGAAAGCAGGAGTCAGGAAAGCAGCTGCATTGACAACTAACAGGTGCCCTGAGATAGGTGCCCTGAGATAGGTGTTAGAACAGAGgttgtcatattttaaaagagaaactcaGAGGAGCAACCAGTAAGACTTGGAGCCAGAAGAAGTGCTTCAGGAGGGTgtctttaagggaaaaaaactgtgGGGACAGAGGAATCACCTGATGTGTTTAAGGTATTAAGAGAAGGTGTATATGTCTTTCACAATTTGGGGGATGAATTCATAATAGGTATATAGAAAACCGAGTGAAAGGAAAGATCAGGCAATTATCAACTTCAGGGAAAACAAAGAGttataaaagaaaggaaggagaattaTAAAAGCCTGTCTGATAAAGGCCACTAAGAACATAACTGTAGTTGGATAGTTAGGTTTATTCACTTGCTGCTGCAAGAGAGAGCACACACCAGAGGAACTGTGGAGCCGCTCatcaaacaaaggaaaaagcCAAGTCATTACAGGAATTACAGGATACACGGGAAAGGGTTGAGTTCAGGTGGTATTTAAATGAAGCAGTATTTTGACAGGTTCAAGGTAAGCACAGATGTAAGTGAAGGAGTTAACAACAGCCTGGACTGAGAAGTGAACTGAGAATCCACTTGGAAACTACAAAGTTAACTAATTTTAGATAATTATGTAATAGATAACTACATAATTAAGATAATTGTACAATGTTATGTCCAAAACCCCAATATCTGAAGCCTTCCACCTAGGCTGGAAATTgaggctgttttttctctgtatcaaAGTAATCAACATGCGTTAAACCTCCAGCAACAGTGGGATGTTCCATTCTCACTGCTTAATTTCAAACAGAAAATCTGTGACTGTATGATTTTAGAGAACGAAGTTTCTCAGCCCCATATCCCTGATGTTAATTAATAAAACCAGTTTTTACAGATTCACAGAGTCTTAGCACAAACACTACATAACTCAGCTGTGTAGAATATTTTCACAGCCATAATAATGTAAACACTAAGTGTTGACTTAACTAAAATTTGGAATATATTTGAATtgagagggtggaggaggggagtatATGGGGAGAGTCAGGATTAGAGAGAACTGTATCCTCATTTTCCATGGCAGGCAGTCTATTGATTAtatctaaaatagaaaaaaaaaagaaaagaaagaaataataatatgaacatgttatttagaaatattggGAATTCCTAGTGGTCCAGTGAtcaggactcagcgctttcactgctgtggcccaggttcaatccctggtcggggaactaagatcccagaagctgTGCAGCACtgctcaaaacaaaaacaaacaaacaaaaaatatatagaggTAAGTACCCAAAAAAGCAGCCAAGAAACTTGAGAGTGGTTTATGGAGGAGTGTATGTGTAGGGAGAGGGTAGGAGAATGGAGCAGGGGACTGTTATTTTTCATTGAATGCCTTATGGAACTAGTTGGCCTTTTAAACTATGCAAATTCCTttgttaaagtaaaaattaaggcaaaattaaaatatttttagaaacctGCTATATGAGCTTCAAAGGCCCACCTCCACTCCTTTCCCCAAAATCCTACTGGTTACCCACTCAAGACCTCACTAGTCACAGCGACTTTCAACACAGTTCAGGGGCCAGGCATCAGCCTTGCAGATCCAGAAATTCTATCTTATTCACCCACAATAGATGTGGCCCTGAAAGATTGCCACTCCCCAGAAAATTCTGGGGGGAAAGATAACGAGAAGGGGCTTGCCCTGCAAcacataaagacagaaaataaattatagtgtCATAATAATCAGCAGAAGATTAAACATTCATTGAGGGGCTATTATGTGTCATGCCCTTTGTGACACTGCATGTTTGATTTTCACAACAGGCTGCAGTAGGTACTTTTATATCCCCATGTAtgaatgaggaaaccaaagcagagagaaggtaaaaggtaagtaacttgcccgaggtcatgCAGGGTAGTAAGTAGCAGACTGTCCCATCTGACTCAAAGCTATATGCTTAGTAATTTCACTTTTCTGGGTTACTGGTATGGGAATGGGCAGATAGGGATCGTCATAGCAGCTGACATTCATTGATTgattactctgtgccaggcactgtaatgAGTACTTTATGTGCATAATCTAATTCAATCTTTACAGCCACcatatgaagtaggtactattattatctccatttcacaaatgaagaaacaggtaTGCCCCAGATAGTCAGACTAGACTGCAGAGCCTGCAAACTTTGCCACTAAGGTATAGCATCTCCCTACctagatcgatggaacagaataaaaagtgaagaaataGATCAAACATACTCCATTTCAGCATATGATAGAGATGGCATCTCCAGTGAGGAAAGATGgattatttgaaaaacatttgcAACAAGCTTACcatttgaaaaagtaaattaagTTATATTTCAACCTCACATCTTATACTAAAATAAATTCCCAGTGCATTCAACAAAACTTCATGTGAAAAGTGAAACCCTAAATACGCCATAAGAAAATGTGGGTACATATTTGTCTAATGTTCAGCTCAAGCATCATGTCCTCCAAGCAGCCTTCCTGGGCCTTGACCCTGTCTTGCAGGGTTGGATACCATCTTCCTCCTCTGAGCTCCCACAGGCTCTCTTTTATAGATGGCACTTACCATGTTGAGCTGTAAGTATTTTGTTTCCCTGCTTGGGCCACCCAGGACCATTGTAACTCCAGGACCAAGCACAGCGTGGGAAACCCAGAGGGCTTCTATAAATGTAAgatgagg
Above is a window of Balaenoptera acutorostrata chromosome 1, mBalAcu1.1, whole genome shotgun sequence DNA encoding:
- the DPM3 gene encoding dolichol-phosphate mannosyltransferase subunit 3 — its product is MTKLAQWLWGLALLGSTWAALTMGALGLELPSSCREVLWSLPAYLLVSAGCYALGTVGYRVATFHDCEDAARELQSQIQEARADLARRGMRF